In bacterium, the genomic stretch GGGCTTCCCTTGTATGAAGCAACCCAAGCGGCGGAACATGCCGGGTATAAAGTGGTGCGTGAGCGCAGCCGTCCTGACGCGAAAGCCCTACCCGAAACAGTCGTTGAACAACGTCCCAGTTCCAGTGGAAGAGCTAAAGCTGGTCGGACGATTTATGTCACAGTTGCCGCTCGTGCCGCTCAAGTGAGCGTTCCCAATTTGTTTGAGTTATCTCCTCGCGAAGCAGAGTTAAAAATCGATGAATCCGGGTTGACATACCTTGGTCAAAGCTCAGAATTTGTCCCCTCAGATTTGATCGCTCCCGGTTTTGTAGCGCGTCAAGAACCCTCGGCTGGCACGTTGGTAAAACTGGCGACGCCGGTTCGTATTTTCCTTTCCAGCGGACCGGAAGAAGGGAAAGCGACGGTACCAGATCTCTCGGGAATGACCATCGAGCAAGCAGCGAGTAAGGCGATGGCACTGGGATTTATCTTATCCGAACCGATGTATGAACGAAGTCTTAGTGTGAGTGAGGGGAGAGTTTTGCGGCACACACCCGAACCAGCGACCGTTGTTGCTCGCGGTACTTACATTGACCTGATCGTTTCGAGTGGAAAGTAAGAACTATCAAAGACCCGCAACTCATCTAATCATTTTGTAACTCGATCCCCGGAGTATGCATGAACAACTCAATATATCTCGCCCCTTCTCTCCTTGCCGCTGACTTCTCGCAACTCGACCGGCAACTTGCCGCAGTGGAGCAAGCCGGCGCCGATTGGATTCACTTGGATGTGATGGACGGTCGATTTGTTCCTCCGATTACATTCGGTGATGTCATTTGCTCAGCTGTAAAAAAATGCACAAAACTTCCACTCGATGTTCACTTGATGATTGTTGAGCCGGAGCGACAAATTGAAGCATTCGCAAACGCGGGTGCCGATTATCTCACTGTGCATGTTGAGACTTGTCCTCACTTACAGCGGGTATTGCAGGAAATTCGTAAGGCGGGTATGAAGCCGGGAGTAACGCTAAATCCGGGTACATCAGTAAAGCTGCTGGAACCAATACTCGAAGAAGTCGATTTAATCCTTGTGATGTCGGTGAATCCCGGGTGGGGTGGTCAATCGTATCTTCCCATCGCCAATACTAAATTGCGGCAATTATCGTTGTGGCGGAAAGAATTCAATTTGAGCTACCGGATCGAAGTTGATGGTGGAGTCGATGTGAAAACAGCGAAAGCGGCGGTAGAAGCTGGCGCCGATGTATTGGTAGCTGGGACCGCTGTGTTTCGCGGTAACATTCCCCATAACATCCAAGCCCTGCGCGAGGCGATTCAATGAGTGATTTTGGCGATACCATGTACCGCGATGACAAGGTAGAGATTTATTGTGTT encodes the following:
- the rpe gene encoding ribulose-phosphate 3-epimerase, with the protein product MNNSIYLAPSLLAADFSQLDRQLAAVEQAGADWIHLDVMDGRFVPPITFGDVICSAVKKCTKLPLDVHLMIVEPERQIEAFANAGADYLTVHVETCPHLQRVLQEIRKAGMKPGVTLNPGTSVKLLEPILEEVDLILVMSVNPGWGGQSYLPIANTKLRQLSLWRKEFNLSYRIEVDGGVDVKTAKAAVEAGADVLVAGTAVFRGNIPHNIQALREAIQ
- a CDS encoding PASTA domain-containing protein yields the protein MISLLQGIGRAAARVLVILLTWAVLILVVDKVALPFYTRKFTESQVPKLTGLPLYEATQAAEHAGYKVVRERSRPDAKALPETVVEQRPSSSGRAKAGRTIYVTVAARAAQVSVPNLFELSPREAELKIDESGLTYLGQSSEFVPSDLIAPGFVARQEPSAGTLVKLATPVRIFLSSGPEEGKATVPDLSGMTIEQAASKAMALGFILSEPMYERSLSVSEGRVLRHTPEPATVVARGTYIDLIVSSGK